From the Ancylothrix sp. D3o genome, one window contains:
- a CDS encoding phycobiliprotein lyase: MNAMEFFEKSAGKWISQRGTHHLPFRRAELGDSEITVETLAADDPKVAEICELHGVAPNLAAGGAFVKWQGVMQWDKEDENHSGETVFAIVPDAEDPNKGKMLRERGYAEIVPVAGEYIVDEDGALILITEYETMSSVERFWFAAPNVRMRTSTVKRFGGFSTASFCTETRVIAEAENSQATSQPASNSQEFYSVLGW; the protein is encoded by the coding sequence CGCGGCACCCACCATCTACCTTTTAGACGAGCCGAGCTAGGAGATTCCGAAATCACCGTCGAAACCCTAGCCGCCGATGACCCAAAAGTTGCAGAAATCTGTGAATTACACGGAGTCGCTCCCAATTTAGCAGCCGGTGGAGCCTTTGTGAAATGGCAGGGAGTAATGCAGTGGGACAAAGAAGACGAAAATCATAGCGGCGAAACCGTCTTTGCCATTGTGCCGGATGCAGAAGACCCCAACAAAGGCAAAATGTTACGCGAACGCGGTTATGCCGAGATTGTGCCGGTGGCCGGTGAGTATATTGTTGATGAAGACGGTGCGTTGATATTAATTACCGAATATGAAACCATGAGTTCCGTCGAGCGGTTTTGGTTTGCCGCACCGAATGTGCGGATGAGAACCAGCACAGTTAAACGATTTGGCGGATTTAGCACTGCGTCTTTTTGTACCGAAACCCGCGTTATTGCAGAGGCGGAGAATTCTCAAGCAACCAGCCAGCCGGCCAGCAACAGTCAAGAATTTTATTCGGTTTTGGGTTGGTAG
- a CDS encoding phycobilisome rod-core linker polypeptide — protein sequence MAIPLLEYTPKSQNQRVAGYETPGEEKPRIYTTENVLDPAEVDDLIWAAYRQIFSEHQILKSNRQTLLESQLKYGQITVRDFIRGLATSDAFRRLNYEPNSNYRFVELCVQRVLGRDVYSEREKIAWSIVLATKGLDGFINALLDSDEYLNNFGDHTVPYQLRRILPQRAKGETPFNLKTPRYGEYHRSQLGFPQVIWQNQVRRFTPQEKQAKEGDPNRYLGMAREVAPNITNVPRVSVFNLNYESAVPRRR from the coding sequence GTGGCTATTCCATTGCTAGAATACACACCCAAAAGTCAAAACCAGCGCGTTGCCGGCTATGAAACACCGGGTGAAGAAAAGCCGAGAATTTATACCACTGAAAACGTGCTAGACCCGGCAGAAGTCGATGATTTAATTTGGGCTGCATACCGCCAAATTTTCAGCGAACACCAAATCCTCAAAAGCAACCGTCAAACTTTGTTGGAATCTCAGCTTAAATACGGTCAAATCACCGTCCGGGACTTCATTCGCGGTTTGGCAACTTCTGACGCTTTCCGCCGGCTAAACTACGAACCCAACAGCAATTACCGCTTTGTTGAGTTGTGCGTACAGCGCGTTTTAGGCCGCGATGTGTACAGCGAACGCGAAAAAATTGCATGGTCTATTGTGCTGGCTACTAAAGGCTTAGATGGCTTTATCAATGCCTTGCTCGATAGCGATGAATACTTAAACAACTTTGGTGACCATACGGTGCCCTACCAACTGCGCCGCATTCTCCCCCAACGGGCCAAAGGTGAAACTCCCTTTAACCTGAAAACTCCCCGCTATGGTGAATACCATCGTTCTCAGTTGGGCTTCCCTCAAGTGATTTGGCAAAACCAAGTCCGCCGCTTTACTCCCCAAGAAAAACAAGCCAAAGAGGGCGATCCCAACCGCTACTTGGGTATGGCACGGGAAGTTGCGCCTAACATTACCAATGTTCCCCGCGTTTCTGTGTTTAACCTCAACTACGAAAGCGCTGTTCCTCGCCGTCGTTAA
- a CDS encoding DUF2499 domain-containing protein has product MHALSIPTWMIHVSSVIEWIGAIWLIWVYGELMGSWGWKFFAVAMLPALVSAMCACTWHFFDNPESLEWLVTVQAAMTVLNNFTLCAAAWWLWRGERLQEKETKGEFGGEE; this is encoded by the coding sequence ATGCACGCGCTTTCGATTCCTACTTGGATGATTCATGTGTCGAGTGTGATTGAATGGATAGGGGCCATTTGGTTGATTTGGGTTTATGGGGAGTTAATGGGTAGTTGGGGGTGGAAGTTTTTTGCTGTGGCGATGTTGCCGGCTTTGGTAAGTGCGATGTGTGCTTGTACTTGGCATTTTTTTGATAATCCTGAGTCGCTGGAATGGTTGGTTACAGTGCAAGCGGCGATGACTGTACTCAATAACTTTACTCTGTGTGCGGCGGCTTGGTGGCTGTGGCGGGGGGAAAGACTGCAAGAAAAGGAAACTAAGGGTGAGTTTGGGGGAGAGGAATGA
- a CDS encoding iron-sulfur cluster assembly accessory protein, producing MTQATQTPQRGIQMTEAALRQVISLRQSQGKDLCLRVGVRQGGCSGMSYMMDFEDVSNIRPEDEVFDYDGFKVLCDKRSMLYLYGLVLDYSNAMIGGGFQFTNPNANQTCGCGKSFSA from the coding sequence ATGACACAAGCAACTCAGACCCCCCAACGGGGCATTCAAATGACTGAAGCCGCCTTGCGTCAAGTGATTTCATTACGGCAAAGCCAAGGGAAGGATCTTTGTCTGCGGGTGGGTGTACGTCAAGGTGGCTGCTCTGGGATGTCCTATATGATGGATTTTGAAGATGTCAGCAATATCCGTCCTGAAGATGAGGTCTTTGACTATGACGGATTTAAGGTACTCTGCGACAAGCGCAGTATGCTTTATCTTTATGGTTTGGTACTCGACTATAGCAATGCTATGATCGGCGGTGGTTTCCAGTTCACCAACCCCAACGCAAATCAAACTTGCGGTTGTGGCAAGTCTTTTTCGGCTTAA
- a CDS encoding WD40 repeat domain-containing protein has protein sequence MLSEFLMVNVQPDNQSMTCIHTLTGHSDGVKSVLISPDGHLLVSGGEDGTIKLWKLQTGELVRSLTGHTYGVKGIAISPDAQTLVSGGGDGTVKLWSLPEGELVRTLIAGYSRLDSVWMPVAISPDGQTVASHSSTYSQTIKLWRLDSGELVSTLTGHTGSVKSFAISPDGLILASDGSDHTIRLWNLATEELMNILVGHTGGIFSIAISPDGQTLVSGGEDQMIKIWNLHTGKLVRTLSGHSYSVNAVAISPDGQWLASGGYDSLIKVRHLATGKRLRILTGHTGSVNSVVISPDSQLLASASADKTIKIWQLQK, from the coding sequence TTGCTTTCTGAGTTTTTAATGGTAAACGTCCAGCCAGATAACCAAAGTATGACTTGTATTCACACTCTCACCGGCCATTCTGACGGGGTTAAATCGGTTTTAATTAGTCCTGATGGGCATTTGCTTGTTAGTGGCGGCGAAGATGGAACTATTAAGCTGTGGAAGCTGCAAACCGGTGAGTTAGTTCGTTCTCTGACTGGTCATACTTATGGGGTTAAAGGTATTGCTATTAGTCCAGATGCTCAAACTTTGGTGAGTGGGGGTGGAGATGGAACGGTTAAGCTGTGGAGTTTGCCAGAGGGAGAGTTAGTTAGGACGTTGATTGCGGGATATTCGCGTTTAGATTCGGTGTGGATGCCGGTGGCTATTAGTCCAGACGGGCAAACGGTGGCAAGTCACAGCAGCACTTATAGTCAAACTATTAAACTTTGGCGTTTGGATAGTGGCGAGTTGGTGAGTACGCTAACCGGCCATACGGGTTCGGTAAAGTCTTTTGCGATCAGTCCCGATGGTCTGATTTTGGCAAGTGATGGGTCAGATCATACGATTCGTTTGTGGAATTTGGCAACGGAAGAATTGATGAATATTTTGGTGGGGCACACCGGCGGTATTTTTTCCATTGCAATTAGTCCAGACGGGCAAACTTTGGTTAGTGGTGGGGAAGATCAGATGATTAAAATTTGGAATCTCCACACCGGCAAGTTAGTTCGTACTTTGTCGGGCCATTCTTATTCGGTTAATGCTGTGGCAATTAGTCCAGATGGGCAATGGCTGGCAAGTGGGGGTTATGATAGCCTTATTAAGGTTCGTCACTTAGCTACCGGAAAACGCTTAAGGATTCTCACCGGCCATACGGGTTCTGTCAATTCGGTTGTCATTAGTCCAGATAGCCAACTTCTTGCGAGCGCTAGTGCGGATAAAACTATTAAAATTTGGCAATTACAAAAATAA
- a CDS encoding M48 family metallopeptidase, translating into MNQTQTPEALFDQGLERYKAGEGPTTLIPLFKDICDRSSKNSSSWTCLAWLYLLDNKPAQALKAAQKAVKLNPHDPQARVNLAIAMLETKQKGVRPHVDTAMQLIMVSSELKTELLQSLDEGLTRKPEWPSLQRVKAWLYEG; encoded by the coding sequence ATGAATCAAACTCAAACTCCCGAAGCTCTTTTTGACCAAGGTCTTGAACGCTATAAAGCCGGTGAGGGGCCCACTACTCTAATTCCTCTTTTTAAAGATATTTGCGACCGCTCCTCCAAAAATAGCTCCTCTTGGACTTGTTTGGCTTGGCTTTATCTGCTAGATAACAAACCTGCTCAAGCATTAAAAGCGGCTCAAAAAGCTGTCAAACTCAATCCCCACGATCCTCAAGCACGGGTGAATTTGGCTATCGCTATGCTCGAAACTAAGCAAAAAGGTGTTCGTCCCCATGTTGACACCGCTATGCAGTTAATTATGGTTTCCTCAGAATTGAAAACTGAACTGCTTCAAAGTCTCGACGAAGGATTAACCAGAAAACCCGAATGGCCAAGCTTACAGCGCGTCAAAGCTTGGTTGTATGAAGGCTAA
- a CDS encoding DUF3593 domain-containing protein, protein MISKEFLFAFSLFPYLGFLWFLSRNKQAPKLAVIGFYMTLVFVGVTIPAGIYAKVVYGEQLANVDWLHGGAEFFLTLSNILIVLGFRQAVNQRRQLLK, encoded by the coding sequence ATGATTTCTAAAGAGTTTTTGTTTGCTTTTTCGCTGTTTCCCTATTTGGGGTTTTTGTGGTTTCTCAGTCGCAACAAACAAGCGCCAAAATTGGCAGTGATTGGGTTTTATATGACTTTGGTGTTTGTGGGGGTGACGATTCCGGCGGGAATTTATGCGAAAGTTGTTTATGGTGAGCAGCTTGCTAATGTGGATTGGCTGCATGGTGGGGCTGAGTTTTTCTTGACGCTTTCTAATATTTTGATTGTGTTGGGCTTCCGGCAAGCAGTCAACCAGCGCCGACAGTTGTTAAAATAA
- a CDS encoding RluA family pseudouridine synthase, whose protein sequence is MTEINLQVEHPNPRLDRYLAEHLRDFSRSRIQDLIAQGSVKVNSQTQTSKKIAVGAGDIIEITIPSAQPLELEATDIPLDILYEDDHLIIINKPAGLVVHPAAGHENDTLVNALLYRCPNLAGIGGVQRPGIVHRLDKDTTGALVVAKTDLAHQHLQAQLKAKTARREYLGIVYGAPKTETGTIDQPIGRHPVDRKKMAVVAVEKGGRASVTHWRIKERLGNYTLMLFQLETGRTHQIRVHSAQIGHPIVGDPIYGKGRSLGVNIPGQALHAVRLQLQHPVTEELIEAIAPPPESFTTLLEVLRRRR, encoded by the coding sequence GTGACCGAAATTAATCTACAAGTCGAACATCCCAACCCCCGACTCGACCGCTATCTGGCCGAACACCTGAGAGATTTTTCTCGCTCCCGAATTCAAGACCTCATAGCACAAGGAAGCGTAAAAGTCAATAGCCAAACCCAAACTTCTAAAAAAATCGCTGTTGGTGCCGGCGACATTATCGAGATTACTATCCCGTCAGCGCAGCCCTTGGAACTGGAAGCCACCGATATTCCGCTGGATATTCTCTATGAAGATGACCACCTAATCATTATCAATAAACCGGCCGGCCTTGTGGTTCATCCAGCAGCCGGTCACGAAAACGACACGCTGGTAAATGCTTTGCTCTACAGATGCCCCAACCTGGCCGGTATTGGCGGAGTGCAGCGACCGGGGATAGTCCACCGGCTCGATAAAGACACTACCGGCGCGCTGGTGGTGGCAAAAACAGACCTTGCTCATCAACATCTGCAAGCCCAACTCAAAGCAAAAACAGCCCGCCGAGAATATTTAGGTATTGTGTACGGAGCTCCAAAAACGGAAACCGGCACAATTGATCAACCGATAGGCCGGCACCCAGTAGACCGCAAAAAAATGGCTGTGGTAGCGGTGGAAAAAGGCGGACGTGCCAGCGTCACCCATTGGCGAATTAAAGAACGCCTCGGCAATTATACTTTAATGCTATTTCAACTAGAAACCGGACGTACTCATCAAATCCGAGTTCACAGTGCCCAGATTGGCCATCCCATTGTCGGCGATCCAATTTATGGCAAAGGTCGTTCTCTTGGCGTGAATATCCCCGGACAAGCTTTGCACGCCGTGCGCTTACAATTACAACATCCCGTAACAGAAGAACTCATAGAAGCCATAGCGCCGCCACCAGAGAGTTTTACAACGCTTTTAGAAGTCTTACGCCGGCGCCGGTAG
- the glgX gene encoding glycogen debranching protein GlgX, translating to MHLELWPGNVYPLGSYWDGKGTNFALFTENATKVELCLFDKDGKEERLELKEYDNQTWHGYIPGVAPGQQYGFRVHGPYEPNNGHRFNPNKLVLDPYAKEIDGDFTDSPEIFGYAIGDEEEDLSYNEVDSAPFVPKAVVIDDTFDWEGDQLLRTPFHESIIYEVHVKGFSKLQPNIEEEYRGTYAGLAHPASIAHLQSLGITAVELLPVHHFFSHPGYLTGKGLKNYWGYDSLNFFAPYKGYSSDQTPGGAAREFKEMVKALHKAGIEVILDVVYNHTGEGNHMGPTLSFRGIDNVSYYRTVEGDARYYMDFTGCGNSLNVRHPQVLKLIMDSLRYWVLEMHVDGFRFDLASALARELYDVNNLSGFFNIIHQDPVLADVKLIAEPWDLGTGGYQVGNFPLLWCEWNGKYRDCVRDFWRSEDQTLGEFAYRFTGSSDLYQSNGRSPYASINFITAHDGFTLADLVSYNEKHNEANGENNCDGESHNRSWNCGVEGETDDPDVLATRERQKRNFLVTLFLSQGIPMIVYGDEMERSQKGNNNAYCQDNEIAWINWDFPKEKEELLDFTRQLIFFRRKHPVFRRRKWFQGRPIYGKTISDIGWYNYDGSEMGDEEWNSGFAKSMAVFLNGQEITRVNARGQRIMDESFLVIFNAYWEMLDFSLPEVMQKDQWEVVIDTKEPTFVKEGLIYTDGKKVPVTGRSVVVLRRLT from the coding sequence ATGCACTTAGAACTCTGGCCGGGTAATGTTTATCCTCTCGGTTCCTATTGGGATGGAAAAGGAACAAACTTCGCCCTTTTTACCGAAAACGCCACAAAAGTTGAACTTTGTTTATTTGACAAAGACGGCAAAGAAGAACGTCTCGAACTCAAAGAATATGATAACCAAACTTGGCATGGTTATATCCCCGGAGTAGCCCCCGGACAACAATATGGTTTCCGCGTTCATGGCCCCTATGAACCCAATAACGGCCATCGTTTTAACCCTAATAAACTTGTCCTTGATCCCTATGCCAAAGAAATCGATGGAGACTTTACCGACAGCCCCGAAATTTTTGGTTATGCGATTGGGGATGAAGAGGAAGATTTATCTTACAACGAAGTAGATAGCGCCCCATTTGTTCCCAAAGCAGTTGTTATTGATGATACCTTTGATTGGGAAGGCGACCAACTTTTACGGACTCCTTTTCACGAATCAATTATTTATGAAGTTCATGTAAAAGGCTTTAGCAAACTGCAACCCAATATCGAAGAAGAATATCGCGGAACTTATGCGGGGTTAGCACATCCTGCTAGTATTGCTCACTTGCAATCTTTGGGAATTACCGCAGTAGAATTGTTGCCGGTTCATCACTTTTTTAGCCATCCGGGGTATCTCACCGGCAAAGGTTTAAAAAATTATTGGGGTTACGACAGTCTGAATTTTTTTGCCCCCTATAAAGGCTACAGTTCTGACCAAACGCCGGGGGGTGCAGCCCGCGAATTTAAGGAAATGGTAAAAGCCTTACATAAGGCCGGTATTGAAGTCATTTTAGACGTGGTTTATAACCACACCGGCGAAGGCAACCACATGGGCCCAACGCTATCATTTCGTGGCATCGATAACGTCAGCTATTACCGCACAGTAGAAGGTGATGCGCGTTATTATATGGACTTCACCGGCTGCGGAAATTCTCTCAACGTACGTCATCCTCAAGTGCTGAAACTAATCATGGATAGTTTGCGCTACTGGGTATTAGAAATGCACGTTGATGGCTTCCGTTTTGACTTGGCATCAGCGTTAGCACGAGAATTGTATGATGTCAATAACTTGTCGGGATTTTTTAACATTATCCACCAAGATCCAGTTTTGGCAGATGTGAAATTAATTGCCGAACCTTGGGACTTGGGAACTGGCGGTTATCAAGTGGGTAATTTCCCCTTACTCTGGTGTGAATGGAACGGGAAATATCGTGATTGTGTACGCGATTTTTGGCGCAGTGAAGATCAAACCTTGGGCGAATTTGCCTATCGTTTCACCGGCAGTTCTGACCTCTATCAAAGCAACGGACGTAGCCCCTATGCCAGCATTAACTTTATCACAGCCCACGATGGTTTTACGCTGGCAGATTTGGTGAGCTATAACGAAAAACACAACGAAGCAAACGGTGAAAATAACTGCGATGGCGAAAGCCATAACCGTTCGTGGAATTGTGGTGTAGAAGGCGAGACAGATGACCCAGATGTGTTGGCGACGAGGGAACGCCAAAAACGCAATTTCTTGGTAACGCTATTTCTATCTCAAGGTATCCCGATGATTGTTTATGGGGATGAGATGGAACGCAGCCAAAAGGGTAATAATAATGCCTATTGCCAAGATAATGAGATTGCTTGGATTAATTGGGATTTCCCCAAAGAAAAAGAAGAGTTGTTAGATTTTACTCGTCAACTTATTTTCTTCCGCCGCAAACATCCGGTTTTCCGCCGCCGCAAATGGTTCCAAGGCCGGCCTATTTATGGCAAAACCATCAGCGATATTGGTTGGTATAACTACGATGGTAGCGAAATGGGTGATGAAGAGTGGAATAGCGGTTTTGCGAAGTCAATGGCGGTGTTTTTAAACGGCCAAGAAATTACTCGTGTTAATGCTAGAGGTCAACGCATTATGGATGAGAGTTTCTTGGTGATTTTTAACGCTTACTGGGAAATGCTGGACTTTAGTTTGCCAGAGGTGATGCAAAAGGATCAGTGGGAGGTTGTCATTGATACCAAAGAACCGACTTTTGTTAAGGAAGGGTTGATTTATACGGATGGTAAAAAAGTGCCGGTTACTGGCCGGTCGGTGGTGGTCTTACGCCGGCTTACCTAA
- the csaB gene encoding polysaccharide pyruvyl transferase CsaB, whose product MKKIKAICCGYYGKGNGGDEALLATLLQMLPPHITPIVLSGNPQQTQKSYGVYACDRMNTWQVLQALKEAQIFIWGGGSLIQDSTSAISPLYYTGLMALAQKMNLKTIAWAQGIGPLKRPLTREIAKRTFAGTNIISVRDRGSAELLSNWQIPFSLAPDPVWALESSPVPGLWDLPAPKVAITLRQHPLLTPARLQILTRALIDFQKATKTFILLLPFQASQDLAIAQELHSHLGEKSQILQLENPRQLKGVFRGVDMAIGMRLHSLIMAAAEECRCFGLSYDPKVKQLMTELDIPGYELSQLPDNSLAISTAWIEHYANGEALMPVQIKALIDRAHIHQEILHQL is encoded by the coding sequence ATGAAAAAAATAAAAGCAATTTGTTGTGGCTATTACGGCAAAGGAAACGGAGGAGACGAAGCCCTCCTAGCCACCCTCCTACAAATGTTACCCCCACATATAACCCCCATCGTCCTCTCTGGCAACCCCCAACAAACCCAAAAAAGCTATGGAGTTTATGCCTGTGATCGAATGAACACTTGGCAAGTTTTGCAAGCCTTAAAAGAAGCCCAAATATTTATCTGGGGAGGCGGTAGTTTAATCCAAGATTCCACCAGCGCTATCAGCCCTTTATATTACACCGGCCTGATGGCACTTGCCCAAAAAATGAACTTAAAAACAATTGCCTGGGCACAAGGAATTGGCCCCCTCAAACGCCCTCTCACTCGTGAAATTGCCAAACGCACTTTTGCCGGCACAAACATTATCAGCGTTCGTGATCGCGGCAGTGCAGAATTATTATCTAATTGGCAAATTCCTTTTAGTTTAGCCCCCGATCCTGTCTGGGCTTTAGAATCATCTCCTGTGCCTGGTTTATGGGATTTACCCGCCCCAAAAGTTGCCATAACATTACGTCAACATCCCTTATTAACTCCCGCCCGCCTCCAAATTCTCACCCGCGCTTTAATTGATTTCCAAAAAGCCACAAAAACTTTTATTTTATTATTACCTTTCCAAGCTTCTCAAGATTTAGCTATTGCCCAAGAACTCCACAGCCATTTGGGAGAAAAAAGTCAGATTTTACAGCTAGAAAACCCTCGCCAATTAAAAGGAGTTTTTCGTGGTGTAGATATGGCAATTGGGATGCGTTTACATAGTTTAATTATGGCGGCGGCTGAGGAATGCCGGTGTTTTGGCCTCAGCTATGACCCAAAAGTAAAGCAATTGATGACAGAATTAGACATCCCTGGCTACGAATTATCACAACTTCCTGATAATTCCCTTGCCATTAGTACCGCTTGGATCGAACATTATGCTAATGGGGAAGCTTTAATGCCGGTGCAAATAAAAGCGCTTATAGATCGCGCTCACATCCATCAAGAAATCTTACATCAATTGTAG
- a CDS encoding DUF6930 domain-containing protein, whose product MTALNHSTRRRLQKLPQIPSVWEGDRRPLSPQTADDLEWVPREADRPGECILWVDGSQGFVRSMDMVTPEIGSEAVVRTLLRAMEHPHNPAQPARPQKIVVRDRQLQFYLRGVLQGLEISIEYVPELPLIDEIFRSFQEVVNNNPPTVPPQYAKALTEKSFDIWQDAPWELLGDHQILSIELKKWDIDTLYVCVLGMLGVDYGVLFYRSLESLRRFRASVLSHDSAEGLEEAFLGQDCLFLSYESAEETDDEDEEDFDLADLPLSEIKPSFGNLHPLEGLRSFLYEEEALVVWVALEALHRFWRNAQHKLDEENLPVLTSKFRISLPPFAKKKKGEKAGEGETPQSETISVKVSTEPELEQELLMMVQGDLEEDFDEDEEDYQPLLRDDLVPDNSFLSLGMMPWETVQNLRNGPAHHFSVASVQTLGEGLPIVLIQTSRPKAKAMIQELQEAGGLKGICFNPGEDPFKEVSYDLGILQTEDGQLHLFGEFVEDDPTHVAARKKWEQRCKKTKGFCGLVIAQGLTGAARGNPQIKDMLGLFEVRCISPKELGIGKLQLVSQFDFE is encoded by the coding sequence ATGACTGCTCTCAATCACTCTACTCGCCGTCGCCTGCAAAAATTACCCCAAATTCCCAGCGTGTGGGAGGGTGATCGCCGCCCCTTGTCGCCACAAACTGCGGATGATTTAGAATGGGTACCCAGGGAAGCCGACCGACCAGGCGAGTGTATTCTTTGGGTCGATGGTTCTCAGGGTTTTGTCCGTTCAATGGACATGGTGACGCCAGAGATCGGCTCTGAAGCCGTTGTTCGCACGCTGTTACGGGCAATGGAACACCCCCATAACCCGGCTCAACCCGCCCGCCCGCAAAAAATTGTTGTCCGCGACCGCCAATTGCAATTTTATTTACGCGGTGTCCTACAGGGTCTGGAAATTTCTATTGAATATGTCCCTGAATTGCCTCTTATTGATGAAATTTTCCGCAGTTTTCAAGAAGTAGTAAATAATAACCCGCCTACCGTACCGCCACAATATGCTAAGGCGCTTACGGAAAAGTCTTTTGATATTTGGCAGGATGCTCCTTGGGAGTTGTTGGGCGATCACCAAATTCTCAGTATTGAGTTGAAAAAGTGGGATATTGATACGCTCTATGTCTGCGTTTTGGGAATGTTGGGCGTCGATTATGGGGTGTTGTTCTATCGCTCTCTTGAATCGCTACGTCGCTTCCGCGCCTCGGTTTTGTCTCACGATTCTGCTGAAGGTTTAGAAGAAGCTTTTCTCGGTCAAGATTGCTTGTTTTTGAGTTATGAAAGTGCCGAGGAGACTGATGATGAAGATGAAGAGGATTTTGATTTAGCAGATTTGCCTTTATCGGAAATTAAACCGTCTTTTGGTAATCTTCATCCTTTGGAAGGTTTGCGCTCTTTTTTATATGAGGAAGAAGCGCTGGTGGTTTGGGTTGCTCTGGAAGCTTTACATCGTTTTTGGCGCAATGCTCAACACAAACTTGATGAGGAAAATTTGCCGGTTTTGACCAGTAAGTTTCGCATTTCTTTACCTCCGTTTGCTAAGAAAAAAAAGGGCGAAAAGGCTGGGGAGGGTGAAACTCCCCAATCAGAAACTATTTCTGTGAAGGTTTCGACTGAGCCGGAATTAGAACAGGAATTGTTAATGATGGTTCAGGGCGATTTGGAGGAGGATTTTGATGAGGATGAGGAAGATTACCAGCCTTTGTTACGAGATGATTTAGTGCCTGATAATTCATTTCTCAGTTTAGGAATGATGCCTTGGGAAACTGTCCAAAATTTAAGAAATGGCCCTGCTCATCACTTTTCTGTGGCTTCTGTTCAGACTCTTGGCGAAGGATTGCCTATTGTTTTAATTCAAACTTCTCGTCCTAAAGCTAAGGCGATGATTCAAGAGTTGCAAGAGGCCGGTGGGTTAAAAGGTATTTGCTTTAATCCCGGCGAAGATCCTTTTAAAGAAGTTAGTTACGATTTAGGTATTCTCCAAACAGAGGATGGTCAGCTTCATTTGTTTGGTGAGTTTGTTGAGGATGATCCGACTCATGTTGCTGCTCGCAAAAAATGGGAGCAACGTTGTAAAAAAACTAAGGGATTTTGTGGTTTGGTGATTGCTCAGGGTCTTACCGGCGCTGCGAGAGGAAATCCCCAAATTAAGGATATGCTTGGTTTGTTTGAGGTGCGGTGTATCTCCCCTAAAGAGTTAGGAATAGGCAAGCTCCAGCTTGTCTCTCAGTTTGATTTTGAATAA